The following are encoded in a window of Manihot esculenta cultivar AM560-2 chromosome 8, M.esculenta_v8, whole genome shotgun sequence genomic DNA:
- the LOC122724331 gene encoding secreted RxLR effector protein 161-like: MKDCNPASTPTEFGLKLHKDLEGKKVDNTLYRQIVGSLMYLTGTRPDIMYAVSLISRFMESPTEMHLLAAKRILRYLQGTKDFGLFFKANEKSELIGFTDSDYAGDQDSRRSTSGYIFMLGTGPVSWSSKKQPIVTLSSTEAEFVAATSCACQAIWLRRILEELQLKQEGATTIFCDNSSAIKLSKNPVLHGRSKHIDVKYYFLRDLCNEGKIELKYCPSEEQLADIFTKSLKLHSFLNLRSLMGVCSREDAKL, encoded by the coding sequence ATGAAGGATTGTAATCCTGCATCCACACCAACTGAATTTGGTTTAAAGCTTCACAAAGATCTTGAAGGGAAAAAGGTGGATAACACTCTTTATAGGCAAATTGTTGGCAGCCTCATGTACTTAACCGGAACAAGGCCGGATATAATGTATGCTGTAAGCCTTATTAGCAGATTTATGGAGAGTCCAACTGAAATGCACTTGCTTGCCGCTAAGAGAATTCTTCGTTACTTGCAAGGGACGAAGGATTTCGGTTTGTTTTTTAAAGCTAATGAAAAGTCAGAATTAATTGGCTTTACAGATAGTGATTATGCAGGAGACCAAGACAGCAGAAGGAGCACTTCAGGATATATTTTTATGCTTGGAACAGGACCTGTTTCATGGTCTTCTAAGAAGCAGCCAATTGTCACTTTGTCCAGTACAGAAGCGGAATTTGTCGCTGCTACGTCTTGTGCTTGTCAAGCCATTTGGCTAAGGAGAATTCTTGAAGAATTGCAGCTTAAACAAGAAGGAGCTACCACAATTTTCTGTGACAATAGTTCAGCAATAAAATTGTCCAAAAATCCAGTACTTCATGGAAGGAGCAAGCATATTGATGTGAAGTATTATTTTTTGAGAGATTTGTGTAATGaaggaaaaattgaattgaagtaCTGTCCAAGTGAGGAGCAGCTTGCTGACATATTTACAAAGTCTCTCAAGCTACATTCTTTCCTGAATTTGAGAAGTCTGATGGGTGTTTGCAGCAGAGAAGATGCAAAACTTTAA